A window of the Lactuca sativa cultivar Salinas chromosome 5, Lsat_Salinas_v11, whole genome shotgun sequence genome harbors these coding sequences:
- the LOC111887937 gene encoding uncharacterized protein LOC111887937 — protein sequence MASMMAFKLSPFSSSVPPTPAHSSISFSSKKFFLPMKLSSRRPTFPRIYAFSSNDIKVGSNIEVDGTPWKVIEFLHVKPGKGAAYVRTTLRNHLTGNSVEKTFRAGSKIEQAEISKETKQFTYKDGPQYVFMDLTSYEEVRLNESDMGDKTKWLKEGMDCILLFWKGKVIDFELPIQVKVTVVEVDPGLKGDTAQGGTKPATVETGAVVNVPLFVERGQVIVVDTRTGQYVSRV from the exons ATGGCGAGTATGATGGCATTCAAGTTGTCGCCTTTCTCATCAAGTGTTCCACCAACGCCTGCACATTCTTCAATTTCATTTTCGTCAAAAAAATTCTTTCTTCCAATGAAGCTTTCTTCACGGCGTCCTACATTCCCAA GAATTTATGCGTTTTCTAGCAATGATATTAAGGTGGGTTCTAACATTGAGGTAGATGGTACTCCATGGAAAGTTATAG AGTTTCTTCATGTGAAGCCTGGAAAAGGGGCTGCTTATGTAAGGACTACACTTCGGAATCATCTCACAGGAAATTCTGTTGAGAAAACTTTCAGAGCTGGAAGCAAG ATTGAACAAGCAGAGATCTCTAAGGAGACAAAACAGTTTACATACAAGGATGGTCCACAGTATGTCTTCATGGATCTg ACATCATATGAGGAAGTTCGGCTTAATGAGTCAGATATGGGAGATAAGACAAAGTGGCTAAAAGAAGGCATGGATTGCATTTTGCTTTTTTGGAAAGGAAAG GTTATAGATTTTGAGCTCCCGATTCAAGTTAAGGTGACTGTAGTTGAGGTTGATCCTGGGTTGAAAGGTGACACAGCTCAAG GAGGAACAAAACCAGCCACTGTGGAAACGGGTGCTGTTGTTAATGTTCCTTTGTTTGTAGAGAGaggtcaagtgattgttgtggaTACAAGGACTGGGCAGTATGTGAGTCGTGTatga
- the LOC128126080 gene encoding replication protein A 70 kDa DNA-binding subunit A-like: protein MATSKITFIKDIDPVNSDFTIKVKGSLIQANVFQNLFYKFEKSLREGSVYEFTTLSVAKHNPHPKSTIFSDLQNKITFIRETELKESLNFPKNVFGLSFVDFQKINSKVIPTQRSVDVIGVVVSRTTIIPSQKKDKQRIHLELKNLDGVLLKVTLWGHFANKVSDYLDTHNTDDCVVIIVQFAKINDYRGNIGVASYYDVTTVFINTDIDEIKQFREKLAKDNESSQLSGTISLIRTKHVSLNDDFLKNNEVKTIYKSKESVQI from the exons ATGGCTACTTCAAAGATTACATTCATAAAAGACATTGACCCAGTCAATTCGGATTTCACTATCAAAGTCAAA GGATCTCTAATTCAAGCTAATGTTTtccaaaacttattttataagTTTGAAAAAAGTCTTCGTGAGGGATCCGTTTATGAATTTACCACCCTATCTGTTGCAAAACACAATCCACATCCCAAATCTACCATCTTTTCTgatcttcaaaataaaataacctTCATAAGGGAAACAGAACTTAAGGAAAGTCTTAATTTTCCGAAAAATGTTTTTGGATTATCTTTTGTTGATTTTCAGAAAATTAATTCCAAGGTTATCCCAACCCAAAGATCTGTTG ATGTTATTGGCGTGGTTGTCTCCCGTACTACTATTATCCCCTCTCAGAAAAAAGACAAGCAAAGAATCCATCTTGAGCTCAAAAACTTGGA TGGTGTACTACTTAAGGTCACTTTGTGGGGTCATTTTGCCAACAAAGTTTCTGATTATCTTGACACTCATAACACTGATGATTGTGTTGTTATAATTGTGCAGtttgcaaaaataaatgattacaGAG GTAATATCGGTGTTGCAAGTTACTATGATGTCACAACTGTCTTCATCAACACTGATATTGATGAAATCAAACAGTTTAGAGAAAA GTTGGCTAAGGATAATGAATCTTCACAATTATCCGGTACCATCAGCTTGATTCGGACAAAACATGTTTCACTCAATGATGATTTCCTAAAAAATAATGAGGTTAAGACAATTTACAAAAGTAAAGAATCTGTCCAG ATTTAA
- the LOC111887918 gene encoding pentatricopeptide repeat-containing protein At5g41170, mitochondrial, producing the protein MNSPLPRASPSSLPHPFSFQFPPSSFNFTSLLLIPPKPSHFIISATTNQTITPSPYSLKLNSRLISKDGFLPNERYRSKSVKDLAGSIKDGNIETLAEFNHLFKGLVLADEVDLAYKLYSTLSNYDFSADSLTFSILVHCCCKRNDPMEAKKVLEHMIESGFESPKVKTFTQLINLLCKKGRLKQAFEVFEIMGKVKCDPTINTYNCLLKGLCYVGKVEEANEFLSKIKKSWKEQRDGRLQPDVYTYTAVMDGFCKVGRSDEALELLNEAIEMGLTPSIVTYNTIFNGYFKEGRPMEGFGLLQQMKERNCTPDYVSYSTLLHGLLQWGEIKAAVRVYKEMLDTGLNVDERMMNTLLRGICRRSRKEKELLEDAYQVFDEMSKRGCDIDPCAYELVIEAFCNGNEMDKAFVNLCEMIKMELSPRTFTLNIVVRGLCVEEKIEKAMLVLVLVCRRTSEMLDKVAFDVLINETNRQGMVKTASCVYCVALKNGVIPSRKPRR; encoded by the coding sequence ATGAATTCTCCGTTACCAAGAGCTTCGCCTTCTTCTCTGCCTCATCCTTTCTCCTTTCAATTTCCTCCATCGAGTTTTAATTTCACTTCTCTTTTGCTCATTCCCCCAAAACCATCCCACTTTATCATTTCTGCAACAACAAACCAAACAATCACACCATCACCATATTCTCTCAAACTTAATTCTCGTTTGATAAGCAAAGATGGGTTCCTCCCAAATGAGCGATACAGAAGCAAAAGTGTCAAAGATTTGGCTGGTAGCATcaaagatggaaacattgaaaccctagccgagTTTAATCATCTGTTTAAGGGTTTGGTTTTGGCAGATGAGGTGGATCTTGCGTATAAATTGTACTCTACCTTATCGAATTACGACTTCTCTGCAGATAGTTTGACTTTTTCGATTCTTGTTCATTGTTGCTGCAAGAGAAATGACCCAATGGAAGCTAAAAAAGTTTTGGAACATATGATTGAAAGTGGGTTTGAATCCCCTAAAGTCAAAACCTTTACTCAACTTATCAATTTACTTTGCAAAAAGGGTAGGTTAAAGCAAGCATTTGAAGTGTTTGAGATCATGGGTAAGGTGAAATGCGATCCCACAATCAACACATACAATTGTTTGTTGAAAGGGCTGTGTTATGTGGGTAAAGTTGAAGAAGCTAATGAATTTCTATCAAAAATCAAGAAATCTTGGAAAGAGCAGAGAGATGGGCGTTTGCAGCCCGATGTTTATACTTACACCGCAGTTATGGATGGATTTTGCAAAGTGGGAAGATCAGATGAAGCTTTAGAATTGCTTAATGAAGCAATTGAGATGGGATTAACCCCAAGTATAGTGACTTATAATACCATATTCAATGGTTATTTTAAGGAAGGTAGACCAATGGAGGGTTTTGGTTTATTGCAGCAAATGAAAGAGAGAAATTGCACTCCAGATTATGTTAGTTACAGCACCTTATTACATGGACTGTTACAATGGGGAGAGATTAAAGCAGCTGTTAGGGTTTACAAAGAGATGTTAGACACAGGATTAAACGTCGATGAGAGAATGATGAACACATTGTTAAGAGGAATATGCAGAAGGTCGAGGAAGGAAAAAGAGCTATTGGAAGATGCCTaccaagtgtttgatgaaatgtctaAAAGAGGTTGTGATATCGACCCTTGTGCTTATGAGCTAGTGATCGAAGCTTTTTGCAATGGAAATGAAATGGACAAGGCTTTTGTGAATTTGTGTGAAATGATAAAGATGGAGTTGTCTCCAAGAACATTCACATTGAACATAGTTGTTAGAGGACTCTGTGTTGAGGAGAAGATTGAAAAAGCAATGTTAGTTTTGGTTTTAGTGTGTAGAAGAACAAGTGAAATGCTTGATAAAGTCGCTTTTGATGTCTTAATTAATGAGACGAATCGACAAGGCATGGTTAAGACTGCTAGTTGCGTGTACTGTGTTGCACTGAAAAACGGAGTAATCCCATCAAGGAAGCCTAGGCGATGA